The following are encoded together in the Roseivirga misakiensis genome:
- the ybeY gene encoding rRNA maturation RNase YbeY gives MPEINFFTEEVNFELKHKKIIRQWLHDVSASNGQTIDALNYIYCSDNYLLDVNQQYLNHDYFTDIITFDNRDDLSAPISADLFISLDRVKDNASKQDAQFEHELHRVMVHGLLHLLGQNDKSPEEQKEMTKREEDSLSLLHI, from the coding sequence ATGCCAGAGATCAACTTCTTTACTGAAGAAGTCAACTTCGAACTCAAACACAAAAAGATTATACGACAATGGCTTCATGACGTTTCCGCGTCAAACGGTCAAACCATTGATGCTCTGAATTACATATATTGTTCAGACAACTATTTACTAGACGTCAACCAACAATACCTAAATCACGATTACTTTACTGACATCATCACGTTTGATAATCGCGATGACCTCTCAGCTCCAATTTCTGCTGACCTATTTATTTCTCTAGATCGAGTTAAAGACAACGCTTCTAAACAAGACGCCCAATTTGAGCATGAACTACACAGGGTTATGGTCCATGGCTTACTTCATCTGTTGGGTCAAAACGACAAGTCACCTGAAGAACAAAAAGAGATGACCAAAAGAGAAGAAGACTCTTTATCTTTGCTTCACATTTGA
- a CDS encoding ATP-binding protein, whose amino-acid sequence MKNISIQIPSMVENIRIVESFVDNAKEVYSLTDDLYGNIMIAVIESVNNAIIHGNKLDKDKLVSLNANLSDEQIVFNISDEGAGFDHHELPDPTAPENIENVGGRGIFLIKHLADEVDFQQEGRNLQLTFYLS is encoded by the coding sequence ATGAAGAACATTAGTATCCAGATACCGTCCATGGTCGAAAATATCCGCATCGTCGAGAGCTTTGTTGATAACGCCAAAGAAGTATACAGCTTGACAGATGACCTTTATGGAAATATCATGATCGCAGTGATAGAATCTGTCAATAATGCCATCATACACGGAAACAAATTAGATAAAGACAAACTTGTCTCCTTAAATGCCAATTTAAGCGACGAACAAATAGTTTTTAATATCAGTGATGAAGGTGCAGGATTCGACCATCACGAATTACCAGACCCAACAGCCCCAGAGAACATTGAAAACGTTGGTGGCCGGGGGATTTTCCTAATCAAGCATTTAGCTGACGAAGTAGACTTTCAACAAGAGGGGCGAAACTTACAACTCACATTCTACCTTAGTTAA